Proteins found in one Magnolia sinica isolate HGM2019 chromosome 5, MsV1, whole genome shotgun sequence genomic segment:
- the LOC131245151 gene encoding rust resistance kinase Lr10-like: MARLEKETFLLFFFILLISIDAAEASKGDCLNSKCSDSGPEIRFPFRLKSQPQHCGYPGFELSCKGNHTVLDLPYSGEFYLNSIDYEFGVLYIEDPDGCLARRLLSRPLNLSSSIFYGSSNYYYTIMNCPSPHSINQMVYTVSCLNSPGHYVYAINDWNTMGQMLNLSCNNTGTIAFDIPYLGLTWVSRNDIPRCRECEFQNRRCRFKSSGTSNETECYVWPPKGGWLKPLIIGVCIGGFVILAAAVATIKVYSMWKTDLKREKENQIKIEKFLKEYKYLKPTRYTYADIKRMTKQFKRKLGRGGFGSVFKGKLRNGTLVAVKVLEKYKGNGEDFINEVSTIGKIHHINVVSLLGFCAEGSNRALVYEFMPNRSLDKFIFSVVENTRVLLGWEKLCDIAIGIGRGIEYLHQGCDQRILHFDIKPHNILLDDNFNPKISDFGLAKLCSKVESVVSMTAARGTMGYIAPEVFSRNFGNVSYKSDVYSFGMLLLEMVGGRKNIDAQVENASQVYFPEWIYNRLIQGEEMGIRVEVEGDVEIAKKLTVVALWCIQWYPVDRPSMKNVIQMLEGGLGSLNMPPNPFPSNAPPPPPKTTTPSHENPHQSVLTVISEIE, encoded by the exons ATGGCTAGACTAGAAAAAGAAAcatttctcctcttcttcttcatcctcctTATTTCCATAGACGCCGCGGAAGCCAGCAAAGGCGATTGCTTGAATTCCAAGTGCAGCGACTCAGGCCCTGAGATAAGGTTCCCCTTCCGGCTAAAAAGCCAGCCCCAGCACTGTGGCTATCCAGGGTTCGAGCTCTCTTGCAAGGGAAATCATACCGTCCTCGACCTTCCATACTCGGGAGAGTTCTACCTGAACAGCATCGATTACGAATTCGGGGTGCTATACATCGAAGACCCAGATGGCTGCCTTGCAAGGCGCCTTCTCTCTCGCCCTCTCAACCTCTCTTCTTCTATTTTCTACGGTTCAAGTAACTATTATTACACGATCATGAACTGTCCATCACCACATTCAATTAACCAAATGGTCTATACAGTCTCTTGCCTGAATAGCCCTGGCCACTATGTTTACGCCATTAATGATTGGAATACAATGGGACAGATGCTCAATCTGTCTTGCAATAACACTGGAACCATTGCATTTGATATTCCGTATTTAGGTTTGACATGGGTGTCACGGAACGATATACCCAGATGCAGAGAGTGTGAATTTCAGAACCGTCGATGCAGATTCAAAAGCAGTGGAACCAGTAATGAAACAGAATGCTACGTCTGGCCACCCAAAG gtgGGTGGCTAAAGCCGTTAATTATTG GTGTATGCATAGGAGGTTTTGTTATCCTAGCAGCAGCAGTTGCAACTATTAAGGTCTACAGTATGTGGAAAACAGATctaaagagggaaaaagaaaatcaaatcaagATTGAAAAGTTCTTAAAAGAGTACAAATATCTCAAGCCCACGAGATATACTTATGCGGATATTAAAAGGATGACTAAACAATTCAAGAGAAAATTAGGTCGAGGAGGTTTTGGTAGCGTTTTCAAAGGGAAACTTCGGAACGGAACTTTGGTTGCAGTTAAGGTACTTGAGAAGTACAAGGGCAATGGAGAAGACTTCATTAATGAGGTGAGTACCATTGGTAAAATTCACCACATCAATGTGGTTAGCCTTCTCGGCTTCTGTGCGGAGGGATCCAACAGAGCCCTGGTCTACGAATTCATGCCAAACAGATCGCTCGATAAATTCATTTTCTCGGTGGTGGAAAATACAAGGGTGTTGCTTGGTTGGGAGAAGCTTTGTGACATTGCTATTGGCATTGGTAGAGGAATTGAATATCTTCATCAGGGATGCGACCAACGCATCCTTCATTTTGATATCAAGCCCCACAACATTTTGCTGGATGATAACTTCAATCCCAAGATTTCCGATTTCGGCCTAGCCAAGTTATGCTCCAAGGTAGAAAGTGTTGTGTCCATGACTGCAGCCAGAGGGACAATGGGTTACATTGCGCCCGAAGTGTTTTCAAGGAACTTTGGAAACGTCTCTTATAAATCAGATGTTTATAGTTTTGGGATGTTGTTGCTTGAAATGGTTGGAGGAAGGAAGAACATTGATGCTCAGGTGGAAAACGCTAGCCAAGTGTATTTCCCAGAATGGATCTATAATCGTCTAATCCAAGGAGAAGAAATGGGGATTAGAGTAGAAGTAGAGGGTGATGTTGAGATAGCAAAGAAACTAACGGTTGTGGCGCTCTGGTGCATACAGTGGTATCCTGTAGATCGCCCTTCTATGAAGAATGTGATCCAAATGTTGGAAGGTGGCCTAGGGAGCTTGAACATGCCGCCCAACCCTTTTCCTTCCAATGCTCCACCTCCACCACCAAAGACGACCACAccttcccatgaaaaccctcatcaATCGGTTTTAACGGTGATTTCCGAAATAGAGTAA